From Bacteroidota bacterium:
TTGATGTCGGATGTATGAACTCTTTCTTTGTCAAACTCAGGAAAGGCCGATTCAAAATACTTTCTTATTTGAGCATCATCTCCTTTGATTTCTGCAGCAGCACCTTTTTCTTTAGTCATTATTTTTTTTAATACCTCTGCCAAGGGTACATCATCTCCTGTAGAATAAACGCTAATTTCTTCTATCGTACTTATTTTATAGCTGGAGTATGCAGGAATTCTTCTTTTATCCAACAACGACTCTACTATAAATCCATTTTTAGATTGAGCTACTACTTTAAAAAGTCCACTCATTCCTGATATTGATATAATTCCTTTTAAATCCATAATTATAAGTTAGATATTAATTTTGTTCTAAAATAATGATTTTATTCTATTATTAGTTTTTCTACCTCATGAAAATTCTTGTTTTTTATTGTAACGAAGTAAATTCCTTTTTCTATTGCCGGTAAGAGAATTTTTGTAAGCCTGTTTCCATGCGCCTTAGTCTGAATTAAAGTGCGACCTAGAGCGTCACTTATTGAAAGTTGAAATTCCTCCTCTTTATCGTTGTTTATTTCTAGGTTAAAATACCCACTGCTAGTTGGGTTGGGAAATAGATGAATCGTAATTAATGGTAGTGTAGATTTATTAATGCTTAATGCGTATTGGTTCCAATTTACTTGGGCGTTTTGCGCACTCGCTTTTAAATCAGCAAGGCTATCTCCTGCAAGTATTGCAAACCCTACAATTACAGAGTCATTTGCGTTAATGGAATATGGGCCGGTACTTACCAAGCTTATAATGTCATCTCCATTGCCGGATCCTCCTGCATTTGAACGAGGCGTAGATAATGCAATGTATTTCTCCGCTGTATCAAAGCCATCACTCACGTTTATTCCGCCAGCTCCATTGTTATTATTGTCTAGGGCATAATGATTTGCTCCCGCACTGGTTGACACAACTTTTATACCACAGTAAAGACCTTGATTTGCGGTGTGAAATGCGTATCCCATATTTGTTGAAGCATCAAATGCGGCTTTATTTTCTGTGTATGTTAAGTCGTCAATGTCCCAATCTGCCAGTATGCCTGCATATAAATTGTTTAGGGGTGTATTTCCGGTGTTTTTAATCACATATTTTAGAATGATATACTTGGTGTGTCCCGCAGTATTCCATGCATGCGCGCTATGTCTTACGGAAACAGGAAGTGCATTGGCTCCTGCTCCACTATCGTTAAAAAGGCCTTCTATGTCAAAGTTTGAAATGATATTAGGGATTTTTTTTACAACAGTAGTTGCAATAAAATCAGAATCGTAATTGCCGCTTGCTGCCCTAGCTCTGTCAGAAACACTCAGCGTAGACGTTCCAATCATAAAACTGCTTTCGTACAATAAGCTGCTGCTACTTTTATAAGTAAATCCAAGTCCTTCTGTTTGATTAATATTGTTAAAACCAATTAATCCCTTGCTGGTAATAGTTGTGCTTATATCGTTAATAGATAC
This genomic window contains:
- a CDS encoding DUF5606 domain-containing protein; the protein is MDLKGIISISGMSGLFKVVAQSKNGFIVESLLDKRRIPAYSSYKISTIEEISVYSTGDDVPLAEVLKKIMTKEKGAAAEIKGDDAQIRKYFESAFPEFDKERVHTSDIKKIIGWYNILQKNDLLKDKEADKKAGEETDKAAKALAAGKEDAVKKTKKASVAKVGKTSAGKVKVAGVRKSGTA